The Euphorbia lathyris chromosome 8, ddEupLath1.1, whole genome shotgun sequence genome has a window encoding:
- the LOC136202089 gene encoding formin-like protein 4: MPIKKDPSTPPPMIGKIGPYTVFMTPPPTPKPTDPVFDSPKKMVSSPPPVQPPPLDKSVSVHPLPDGSVSGFFKNAVTKVQNAHSSLDEHLARWFGLNQSKYQWALDDYYQTKEMGKDDGKPKELSSKVQSV; encoded by the exons ATGCCGATCAAGAAAGACCCATCTACTCCCCCTCCGATGATCGGCAAAATTGGACCCTACACTGTCTTTATGACCCCTCCTCCAACCCCTAAACCCACCGACCCCGTCTTTGATTCCCCTAAAAAGATGGTTTCATCGCCGCCTCCTGTTCAGCCTCCACCTCTCGATAAATCCGTTTCCGTCCACCCATTGCCTGATGGTTCCGTTTCTGGCTTCTTCAAAAACGCTGTCACCAAAGTTCAAAACG CACATTCGAGCTTAGATGAGCATTTGGCTCGTTGGTTTGGGTTGAACCAGTCAAAGTATCAGTGGGCGTTGGATGATTATTATCAGACCAAGGAAATG GGAAAGGACGACGGAAAACCCAAAGAATTATCAAGCAAAGTACAGAGTGTGTAG
- the LOC136202291 gene encoding adagio protein 1 yields MEWDSNSDLSGDDDEGFSFNDAGGPLPFPVENLLQTAPCGFVVTDALEPDHPIIYCNTVFEMVTGYRAEEVLGRNCRFLQCRGPFAKRRHPLVDSSVVAEIRRCLEEGIEFQGELLNFRKDGSPLMNRLRLTPIYGEDEIITHIIGIQFFTEANIDLGPVSGSTVKESVKSAEHFRSGFSTLYRPVPVGDRNVCRGVCGMLQLSDEVISMKILSCLTPRDIASIGSVCRRLYELTKNEDLWRVVCQNAWGSETTRVLETVPGAKRLGWGRLARELTTLEAAAWRKLTVGGAVEPSRCNFSACAVGNRVVLFGGEGVNMQPMNDTFVLDLNSSTPEWQHVQVSSPPPGRWGHTLSCVDGSNLVVFGGCGRQGLLNDVFVLDLDAKPPNWREISGLAPPLPRSWHSSCTLDGTKLIVSGGCADSGVLLSDTFLLDLSMEKPIWREIPVAWTPPSRLGHSLSVYDGRKILMFGGLAKSGPLRFRSSDVFTMDLSEEEPCWRCVSGSGMPGAGNPGGIAPPPRLDHVAVNLPGGRILIFGGSVAGLHSASQLYLLDPTDEKPTWRSLNVPGRPPRFAWGHSTCVVGGTRAIVLGGQTGEEWMLSELHELSLASSII; encoded by the exons ATGGAGTGGGACAGTAATTCGGATCTGAGCGGCGACGATGATGAGGGATTCTCTTTCAACGACGCCGGTGGCCCGCTCCCTTTTCCCGTTGAGAATTTGCTTCAAACAGCTCCTTGTGGGTTTGTTGTTACTGATGCCCTCGAACCTGACCATCCTATAATTTATTGCAATACTGTTTTCGAGATGGTTACTGGGTACCGAGCTGAGGAAGTGCTTGGCCGTAATTG CCGTTTCTTGCAGTGCAGAGGACCATTTGCAAAAAGGCGGCATCCATTAGTGGATTCTTCAGTAGTTGCAGAAATAAGAAGATGCCTTGAGGAGGGCATTGAATTTCAAGGTGAATTATTGAATTTCAGAAAAGATGGATCGCCTCTCATGAACAGATTACGCCTTACTCCTATATATGGGGAAGATGAAATAATTACTCACATTATTGGAATTCAGTTCTTCACAGAAGCAAATATTGATCTAGGTCCAGTATCAGGTTCTACAGTAAAGGAGTCTGTTAAATCAGCTGAGCATTTCCGTTCTGGATTTTCTACTTTATACCGTCCTGTGCCTGTAGGTGACCGCAATGTTTGCCGTGGGGTTTGTGGAATGCTTCAattgagtgatgaagtgatttCTATGAAGATACTCTCATGTTTGACACCTAGAGATATTGCTTCTATTGGTTCAGTGTGTAGGCGACTCTATGAGTTGACTAAGAATGAGGACCTTTGGAGAGTGGTTTGTCAGAATGCTTGGGGTAGTGAAACAACTCGCGTTTTAGAGACTGTGCCTGGTGCAAAGAGACTTGGTTGGGGCCGCCTTGCTAGAGAATTGACAACTCTTGAAGCTGCAGCATGGAGAAAACTAACTGTTGGTGGGGCTGTTGAACCCTCACGGTGCAATTTCAGTGCCTGTGCTGTAGGGAACCGGGTAGTCCTTTTTGGTGGGGAAGGTGTTAACATGCAACCAATGAATGACACCTTTGTACTGGATTTGAACTCCAGTACCCCTGAATGGCAACATGTCCAAGTAAGCTCTCCGCCTCCTGGACGATGGGGTCATACACTTTCATGTGTAGATGGGTCGAATTTGGTTGTTTTTGGAGGTTGTGGAAGGCAAGGTCTACTCAATGATGTGTTTGTTTTGGACTTGGATGCCAAGCCTCCAAATTGGCGTGAAATATCTGGATTGGCGCCACCACTTCCACGATCATGGCACAGTTCATGTACTCTTGATGGCACTAAACTGATAGTCTCGGGTGGGTGTGCAGATTCTGGGGTACTTCTCAGTGACACATTTCTGCTTGATCTATCGATGGAAAAACCTATCTGGCGCGAGATACCAGTAGCTTGGACCCCACCTTCTCGGCTGGGTCACAGCCTTTCAGTTTATGACGGCAGGAAGATACTGATGTTTGGGGGTTTGGCTAAGAGTGGTCCCCTTCGATTCCGTTCTAGTGATGTTTTCACTATGGATCTAAGTGAAGAGGAACCTTGCTGGAGATGCGTAAGTGGAAGTGGAATGCCTGGAGCTGGAAATCCTGGGGGCATAGCGCCGCCTCCAAGGCTTGATCATGTAGCAGTTAACCTTCCAGGGGGTAGAATCCTGATTTTTGGTGGCTCAGTTGCGGGTCTTCATTCTGCTTCCCAACTTTATCTCCTAGATCCAACTGATGAGAAACCTACATGGAGGAGCCTAAATGTGCCTGGGCGGCCCCCGAGATTTGCTTGGGGTCATAGTACTTGTGTTGTTGGAGGGACAAGGGCTATAGTTCTCGGTGGTCAAACTGGGGAGGAGTGGATGCTTAGCGAGCTACATGAATTATCCTTGGCAAGTTCTATCATCTGA